The DNA segment TACTCGGTTGTTTTGTCCCGATTCCATCGTGCCCACAATTTAGTTAGAAGAAGCACCCCTACAGGAACACCTTGTCGGTATGAAGCTTTGGCAAGTTGCTGGATTGAGAAACCATATTTAGCCTGCGGCAAGAGGAATATACCACCATCACGTATAATATAGTGTGCTTCTAAGGCCTCTCTGCTTTGATGAAAGCTACAGTGTTGTTAGTAATTAACATGAGATAATCAAACAATATATCTCTGCGTGGATTCAGTTCTTATATGCACCACGCACATACAATACAATCTTCAGGATATGTTCCTCCCTACCAAATTCAGCACAGATCACTCTCTATTATAATTATTGATCGAGATGCACTCAATCATCAAGTCGGCTCCAAGAAGAACTCAGTTGTTAGGAGATTCACGTCCTAATAAAAACATAAATCCAAAGATGCAACAGCATCAAAATTTGTTTGTTTTATGCGCATGATGAGCATCATGGGCCATGATGCCTTTTGTTCCACAGAAGCCTTTTCTTTTcattgttttctctttttttagtGCTACTTCGAACATATAAACAGCAAACATTTTAATTTTACTCATAAATAATTTTCCACTTGAAATTAGATTGCTGGGTTCATGTACTAATGTTGTCAAAACTTGCAGATTCTTGTATTGGAATACTCCATCGCAACTCATGATGATAACATCATCAAAGCGATATGCTTGTGTCTTCTTTTCCACCTTTCCCCCCCATTATTTTACCATCAAAATGGCATGCATCAAAATCCAGTAGATTAGTCTTCATCCGGTAACCTTTAGCTAAAGTGAGTTGCTGAACTAAAAGTAAAGACAGCTAATTCTTTGTCGACATAAAAATGGTGCCTACATCTCTCTTTCTCTGATGCATCTCTTTTCCCCTCCTTACCAAATGCTGCAACTTGGTCCACTTGTTGCGGGTGAAAGGTCATGTTCATTCAGACTATTAGTATATGAGTAAGatatcttttcctcttcttttttcttttttctgagaGATAGCAAAGAGAAATATTTTAGTTAGATAAATAAATATGTATTCACAATGTATTAGTATTTATATCATGTGCAAACTTTCTTATGAGTTTAGGAATAAGGTCTGAAACACCAACAAGAAAGCTATTATTTGACTGAGTAATTAGGTACACACTTTATTCTTTTATGTGTTCTTTCCTGTTCTTATCATTATTAATGGCTCGAGTTATTATCGCTGATGACATATATGATTCATGTAATATTTATGTCTACATCAAATTTGTTTTCATACCGAAATGAAGATACAATTTCTTGTCAGCCTAAAATACTATACATTCTCACATTTGCTGGCCGAAATCAATGATAAAGACATTACTAATCAAATCTGCGACCTTCGGGGATAGGCACAGACAGCAGGGGTTCCCACCACCCCTTATAAACCTTAAGCGAAGCTAATCATATTATGTCACACCATATGGAGAATCCTTAGTTCTCTTTATATGCTACATCATGTCACGTCCTGTAAATATATTTCTAAGATCAAAACTAAGCCCACCACGACTTATAAGCTTTGAACGTTTTGATCATTTCTTGGTTGACTCTGCGTGGCTCAGGTGCTCCTCCAGAGTGTAATCTTGTCGGTGTATACAGCATTGCTACAAGCTAAAACCTTCAAGCTGTCGTTTTAGTCGTCGTCCTCCATTTGAGACCGCACCGAACGCCATGTTTCCCAAGCAAAAAAATAAGCGGCGGTGTGTTCTTCATGGAGATGCTAACAACACGCACCCTCAGCTAGCTTCAAATCTACTGAGCGTGACGATGTGGAGCCGCTTGCAGAATCGAATCTCGCACAGAAAAAGGTACACCATCACAGAAATGGACAAAGGAAACAAAGTAGACCTCTTCTGGCTCTTCTTTCATTGGCTTAACAGCAAGCAACTTGATCGATAAACGACTTTGGATCCCGTGGAATTAATTCTGTGAGCACAAGGAAGCTAAGAAATCCAAAGGAAGTGTAGATGGGAGATGTGACGCCACGCAAGTGAATTCTTGATGCCTCGAGCAGCTTCTCCTACCTACTAAACTGTCGGCAATCCTTGAGAATTGCACTAGAATATGCTCTCCAGCACCACCTTAATTACTAGGTGGGTGCAATTAGGCTGTTGCTTCGACCTTGCATTACACCTTGAACAGCGTCTTCCTACCCAAGAAAATTACAGGAACCTCAAAGGCATTGCATATAAGGGAAAAAATGGGTTAATTAAGACAATATTAAGGTCCTGAAACGTGCCTGTTAGATAAAATAAATGGTCTACTTGTACAAAACCAAGAATACAAGATTATAAATCGACCACAAatgagatataaaataattatacctAAAGTAGGTTCAACCTTCACCGGCGCTTTATCATATAATAAGTGTTGAGTTGCTTTACAGACTCCTGTAACATATTCAAGTGTACCAAGTTTGAGATTGCATGCCCACTctctttaagaagaagaagaagaagaagaagaagaagctggtcCATGTTATGCTCCTCAATCTATGAATTGAGATCTCTTGGACCTCATGAAGGAGATGTCTATAAGGATAGAAGTAActtttgactccaatgagaccttGATTCTCTACTCTCTACTTAGATGAAGCATATTCTCTTTATGAAATAATCTGGCAGCTGGAACCTCTTTCTGTttacttcttctctctcttctaagATATAAAATATGAATTGATGTGGTAATCACCCAATCTTCAATGCCACTAGAAAAGAAATGATCTCCCAATCAGTGACAATTACGCCCCACCGACAACATGCGCGGCCAAAACTACGTTCCGTTCTTCGCATGTATCCACCTTCTGTTACCGCGCACGCAAAGATGGTGTTGGATGCATGTGGGTGGCGGAGTCCGGTCGTAATCGTCAGACTACAATCTATTTCTTTGCCATGTCCATTTGTTATTGTGTCTCAGGTGGTGTTGTGACTGCAATTTTCAGTGTACCGATTTGTTTGGATCAAACAACTACAAATCTTACTGTTTGTACGTTAGCTAAATTCTCTGTCAAAGCTTGTGCTCCgtatagtgtgtgtgtgtatttgcCTTTTGTTTGGAAGGGAATGCATGTGTACTTTTGATGCACTTGTTGTATAAACATGACTAGATTATTCTCTGTCTATACGCTAAGATCGATTGAGATGTTTCACTTCTCAATGTAAGCATACTTAAATTAATGAGTTGAGTAGATGAGAGGCACATATATAAACCTTGTGCTTACTCTACAAAAGAAAGAGTTTGCTGGAAACTTTCGATGCTATGGACTGCCCGTCGCTTTTATTTGTTTTTGCAGATGTATTGATGTGGACTGTCCATCGTCATTAGTTGGATTGTATTTCATAGATCAAATTTACGTAAAAGGATAAATATGTAAGTTTATAATTGAAAGTAATTTGAAATGACAGCATGATTCAATCGTAGTTTTTGCTATCAGCAGTGAAAAGTGTTTGTATATATGACAAATGGTGCTGTTACTGATAGAAAGGATGGGAGTGTCTCAGTTTGAGAGGTTCTAAGAAGCAAGAAGGGGATGTGCTGCAGTGGTCGGTCTTCGGTCCTTTTTCTTGTTGGTTCTTCCTTCCACGGTTCATATATTAAACTACAATAAAAAACCATGGACGTGTCCTTTCTCTCCTTTCCTTTCATTGGAGGGGTTTATTTAAGGCTCGTGCTCGCGACCCTTGCGTCTCTGCCTGCTCGTCTCTCCCTCCTCTGCATCCTGTCCTTTTTCTTGCCGACTACCGTCACATTACTAGGGGAGGAGGAAAAGAGACGTGAGCAGGGCTAAGCGCACTGTGAAGGACGCCCAATTCCGACAATATAAGACCAGCGGCGTGGTTCACCTTCGGCTTACCGCTCTCGATCTCTCGCTGTCGTCCTGGTTCCCGTGGATCTAACTAGGAGGAGAAGGGCTCTGCTCTTGTTTCTCTTCCTCTGTTATTTCCAAGTCCGTTTCGAAGTAGTGCTGCGCCAAGCACCGACAGTCCGCATTTCCTCTGTTCTTTCTTTCCGTCTCTGCTCTCCACCGCTTTGTAGGAGAGCGAaggaaagaagagaagtagaAAGGAATGGATAGGCTTTCGTCGACGGCCATTCTCCCGGAGGCGTTCCAGGGGACGAGGGACGACATTACGCAGCAGATGGGGATCGTGTGGGAGCAGATCAGGACGCCGGTGGTCGTCCCCCTGCTCCGGCTCTCCGTGTTCTTGTGCCTGGTCATGTCCGTCATGCTCTTCGTGGAGAAGGTGTACATGGCCGTCGTCATCGTCCTCGTCAAGCTCTTCCGGTGGCGGCCCGAGACGCGCTACAAATGTGAGCCCATGGGGGACGATGCCGAGCTCGGCAATGCCGGTTACCCCATGGTCCTCATCCAAATCCCCATGTACAACGAAAAAGAGGTGTCCTTTGTTTCCTTTTTGGTTGCCAGTTTCAGCATCTCGCTCTGTTCCTCCCCCCTCTCCACAACGTACATGCATTAACTGTAATCTACTTTTACAGGTCTACCAGCTCTCCATTGGAGCTGCATGCGGTCTTTCATGGCCATCGGATCGTATCATAATCCAAGTGCTCGACGACTCCACAGATCCGGCAATCAAGGTAGCTACTCTTCACTGCATCGAACCAACACAGGAGACTTAATTTTGAGATAGTAGTTGATCTAAAGCGTAAATCCTCCATTTTATTCTCTCAAATTTTCCATCTATATGTTCATATATGTAGCTATCAGTTAACATCAGTAATTACTACATAAAATGCTCCATGTGATACTTCCTCGGAGCATTAATTTCGTCCAGAAAAACTCGTCGACCCTTTTCTTATCAGAAAATAAGAACAATGTTTCCAGGCTCATTTTCACGGAAACAATAGCAAAACAACAACTTCACATCCTACTCTCTGCGCTGTACATTCTCACAGTTCCTCTCATTTCTCTACTGCAGCAGTAGTATCTTCAACAGGGCCCTCTGTGACAAATAAGCTCATCCTGAATCCATTTCATCAGTGTATTTTGTGTGATCATCTGACTTCTTGTCGGTCCAGATTTTACGATACATAATTGCATGGCACCTAAAGTTTGGCAATGACATCTTACATCAAACATGGACGGTGGCGATGTGCATGGCAGGAACTGGTCCAGATAGAGTGCCAGCGGTGGGCGAGCAAAGGGGTGAACATCAAATACGAGATCAGGGACAACAGGAACGGCTACAAGGCCGGGGCGCTCAAGGAGGGGATGAAGCACAGCTACGTGAAGCACTGCGACTACGTGGCCATCTTCGACGCCGACTTCCAGCCCGAGCCCGACTTCCTCTGGCGCACCATCCCCTTCCTCGAGCACAACCCCCGGATCGGCCTCGTCCAAGGACGCTGGAAATTTGGTaatcttcttctctcttctgCAACTCCACTCCAGTGAAACATCTGCTGCTGCTTCACTCCGAGCAGTCAAAATCTCTATTAGTGAGAGAGgagaatcatatatcacatcgttCAAATGATACGAGTACGACGGGCCTCGATTCAATCATGGGGAGTAAGTTGGTTGGAGGAAGAAAGAGTGTCGGTGGTCGTTCTTTATTGGATTTTCTCTATCTAACGTATCTTTCTGCCTGGATTTACCTACCATCCCATTCTCCCTTTAGAATCCAATGCCCTTCCCAGACGCCTTCCTCTAAACGTTCGTCTGAAGGTTTTCTTTGGGTTATCCTTTCCTATATTGTTTTGCCTTAGTATAATAATAGATCTCGTTAAGACCTTTCACCTGCCTTCACTCCTAAAAGCAATAGCAGTTGCTCAGCATACTTTACCATATTTATTTTACCTGTAAAAACTATTTTTATTTCTCTTCGAAGaaaaacataataatattttaacgtATATTGAGACTTGTGGACCTCCTGAAACTGGTTGACAATTGAAGAGGCCCACCAATAATAGTTATAGCGACAAATGTACCACCGTAGGGACGCCCAACGCATCAGTAGAGCATGCGACCCACGTAGTCGGTAAAGGTTCGTTGTTTGAACTCCATCTTGATCGAGACGGATCAGCCACACCACACCATTATTGATGTCTAACCTATGATTGCCTTGCAAATGACCGTGGTTGGGTCTGAGTCGCATCCGATTGGCTCCTACGGTGTCAATTCGCAAATGAAATTGCTAAATATAATTGCAGTGCTATGTATATAATTTTCTCATTTTCGTAGACCACCATATCACCCTTTGCTGAGAACTCATAAAAATTGCTGAAATAAAATActcaaatatataatttaaatgtgCTTTCATACATTTAGACCTTAATAGGATCCTTCATCAGCTTGCTATAATTTTGACCAAGAAAGTGACATGGCTACTTTTGGGCCACGTGTTCGTGTGGATCCCATCACCTGTGTCAGTAAGTGGTTTCCATGTCACCCATGAATCTTTGCGTGTGGCTGTGGCCACATTCCAAATATATGGAACAAGGAAAATGGTCCCATGTTTTGAGCTTGGTATAAATGTACTGTTATACTGTAAAGCTATACAGAAGAGCAATATCTTCTGCAGCAATTGACTTTACTTGTCGGTCACTCGTTATACTGCAGAATAGTCTTGAATGGATAGGGGTCCGTTGATTCTTCTAACCAAACCTTACAATGCGCAACGCAGTGAACTCGAATGACTGTTTGATGACGAGGATGCAGGAGATGTCTCTGGATTACCATTTCACTGTGGAGCAGGAAGTGGGTTCCTCCACCTACGCCTTCTTCGGCTTCAACGGTGAGTTCTTCGTACATCGATTACTGGGTTATCTCAATGTTAAGCACATTGTTGACTCGGTTCTCTTCACAGGGACTGCCGGGGTGTGGCGGATTAACGCTCTCAATGAAGCCGGAGGTTGGAAGGACCGCACCACGGTAGAAGACATGGATTTGGCTGTTCGAGCGAGCCTCAAGGGCTGGAAATTCATATTCCTTGGAGATCTCAGAGTACGTATTTGTTGTTGTGATCATCTGAGTATAATATTAGAGCTATATACAAATATCTGCTGTCAAACTTGATGTTGCTCTATCGAGTTGGGGGGTCTTCTCATCAGTTCATTtcatgatttctattgaatcCCTGAGTTCAGGTTAAAAGTGAGCTGCCGAGTACTCTTACGGCCTACCGCTATCAGCAACATAGATGGTCTTGCGGACCGGCAAACTTGTTTAGGAAAATGGTGCTGGAGATTGCCAAGAACAAGGTCGGTTCCCTTTTCATTATACAGAGTCAGAGTCACCTTCTTTGAAGAAAAGACAGAGTCACCTTTCTATGAATTCTGATCAGTTTATATACCTTCTTTGATGATACAGAAAGTAACACTGTGGACGAAAGTTCATGTGATCTACAGCTTCTTCTTCGTTCGGAAGATCGTCGCTCACATCGTGACCTTCATATTTTACTGCGTCGTGATCCCTGCAACTGTTTTGGTCCCGGAAGTACAAGTACCAAAGTGGGGTTTAGTCTACATTCCCTCCATAATAACACTTCTGAATGCTGTCGGAACACCGAGGTACGGAATGGACTCAAACTTCTCTTCTGCGTTCTCCCCGAGATTCATGGTTAGACGTCAAGGAAACTCTGCTGAATTCGATGCACAGGTCTCTTCACTTGCTAGTGTTCTGGATCCTTTTCGAGAACGTCATGTCTCTCCACAGAACAAAAGCCACCTTCATCGGCCTCTTGGAAGCAGGGAGAGTGAATGAATGGGTGGTCACTGAGAAGCTGGGGGACGGCATGAAGACCAAAGCGGGTGCCAAAGCAGCTAAGATACCAAGAATCAGGATCGGTGAGAGGTAAATCCATAATTCTGTGTCATCTATCAGCCAACTCTCTTAGATGAAC comes from the Musa acuminata AAA Group cultivar baxijiao chromosome BXJ1-10, Cavendish_Baxijiao_AAA, whole genome shotgun sequence genome and includes:
- the LOC135595518 gene encoding glucomannan 4-beta-mannosyltransferase 9-like, which codes for MDRLSSTAILPEAFQGTRDDITQQMGIVWEQIRTPVVVPLLRLSVFLCLVMSVMLFVEKVYMAVVIVLVKLFRWRPETRYKCEPMGDDAELGNAGYPMVLIQIPMYNEKEVYQLSIGAACGLSWPSDRIIIQVLDDSTDPAIKELVQIECQRWASKGVNIKYEIRDNRNGYKAGALKEGMKHSYVKHCDYVAIFDADFQPEPDFLWRTIPFLEHNPRIGLVQGRWKFVNSNDCLMTRMQEMSLDYHFTVEQEVGSSTYAFFGFNGTAGVWRINALNEAGGWKDRTTVEDMDLAVRASLKGWKFIFLGDLRVKSELPSTLTAYRYQQHRWSCGPANLFRKMVLEIAKNKKVTLWTKVHVIYSFFFVRKIVAHIVTFIFYCVVIPATVLVPEVQVPKWGLVYIPSIITLLNAVGTPRSLHLLVFWILFENVMSLHRTKATFIGLLEAGRVNEWVVTEKLGDGMKTKAGAKAAKIPRIRIGERLHLLELLTGAYLVFCGCYDLAFGKNYYYLYLFFQAVAFFIVGFGYVGTFVPHP